In Brassica rapa cultivar Chiifu-401-42 chromosome A06, CAAS_Brap_v3.01, whole genome shotgun sequence, a single window of DNA contains:
- the LOC103828087 gene encoding uncharacterized protein LOC103828087 isoform X3: MGSISVSYFITPWEGGNSFPDGMKEIDHVSYVHQAFEAASLSYFLDVLQSNVLNDFDGPISGFRSVLRTFISAFIASYEINIQLEDANLELILEILCKVYQGEESLCSQFWDRKSSVDGPIRCLLFDLESEFPFRSVEFIRLLSSLSEGSWPAECVYNFLDKSVGISTLFDITSDSVVDGASQLVETSQPLQIPGLEGLVIPRNTRGRILRVINENTGLVRWEYSLSGATLLIIHLANVLYTGNNREAFVILELVRRMVTFNKAVCFSLLNISHFFHVNESYMNEKLESDVRVVDIICNSVRSLTFDSSGVAMMAMAIDILAKLLRCSPSNVAPMVLKANIFDMTSGPGVPDSGFNISLSGSWSLSGKLAKMILIDCEKNDTSCPLVISVLEFTMQLVEGGVENDLVLALIVFSLQYVLVSHESWKYNHGHMRWNVTLKVIEVMKTCLRFSKFSAKLKDVLLDILLNDASVHNALFRIICTTAHTLENLRVHRFIEPAEIEGWQLSIVSVLDVLDITLSQSSQSTDSGLPVFHQTMLSSTSKPIPVVAAITSLISYFRNPTIQICAAKVLSKLYAMAESSQLYIISKAGFGLDDKQITDLRTSVSQIILDPSEPNEDLVIATMKLLTVAARYQPALLVALFDSNEDSDAGKLKQSDKETSSGPELACKSRLLHIILQHVERATDFVNRYPDILLSLLGFLKTLWQEAGQYANLLEPFKASNRLWQEFSNIISQVSKLKDSSVGRLDNEEMSKLYVKYQCQSSVLEILACNMFLNKKLLFAESLKKSWLEQKEKTKNAVSPSKLSLTAASDPKDIFSKWCDVSVLDGLIQSVSSLDGEIEINVQSKVAAVLLIVHLIVKLETSGAGALSMSLVGKIKVISEMLCAQPAFSELLAQYSKLGYSGGKELMPMILSDLNCHLQGKLEGRDIPTGPFKELFQFLVESGFWEKYKQSTDIDKNMALGDNILFDIQHIRTELGTAIWDFSEWKTSKATTEEMLSYMQRANSMVLISTSQVSALHALTSVLILYEDNSLEDSVAVERKVPARVTLSSIDEVCKKFSSRVDSLASLWDAPKIVFDILTAQADLLSSLLKSGKKNLPSSVCALVLRNVGPGLKILGSLRHSNAILKKTVNLLLEVLLLVVGSGSDSSNSSEMGHMAARDLAEISDATIGLLPLLCNFMGNPEYLTLCLTTVDLILRNFLTPETWFPIIQSHLRLQHVILQLQDKKSSASVSAIMKFFLTIAQVHDGAQMLLNSGFFSTLRALFIDLPDGISTLVSDDEKGGQLDKKEKPQHMWGLGLAVVTAMVNSLGSVSVGADIVESVISYFFSEKGYMISYYLSAPDFPSDDREKVRARTQRTWTSLAYLRETEHTLLLMCALASHWRSWVKIMKEMDSPLREMAIHLLAFISKGAQRLRESHIITSHLLCPPVVKEEFDSCKRQSVINSKHGWFALVPLVCVGKPKLGAVSISTALVVRGQTTEQPGSVPQSHFTDSVAVQIYRVASLLLNFLCLQAEGVVKRAEEVGYVDLAHFPELPEPEILHGLQDQATAIVAELCDNYKEVPNEVKKLCLLLLQITEKSLYLELCVVQVCRIHQVFGRVDNFSKDFKKLVKAAEAHAYLEPSMDSLKKIAVFLYPGLL, translated from the exons ATGGGCAGTATTTCTGTGTCTTATTTCATCACTCCCTGGGAAGGAGGAAATTCCTTTCCTGATGGTATGAAA GAGATAGATCACGTGAGCTATGTTCATCAAGCTTTTGAGGCAGCATCATTGAGCTATTTCCTTGACGTTCTTCAAAGTAATGTGTTGAATGATTTCGAT GGCCCAATCTCTGGTTTTCGTAGTGTCTTGAGGACTTTTATTTCAGCATTTATTGCGTCTTATGAGATCAATATTCAG CTGGAAGATGCCAATCTGGAGTTAATACTGGAAATCCTTTGCAAGGTTTACCAAGGAGAG GAGTCCCTCTGTAGTCAGTTTTGGGATCGAAAAAGTTCTGTTGATGGCCCTATCCGGTGTCTTCTTTTTGATTTGGAGAGTGAATTCCCGTTCAGAAGTGTGGAATTCATTCGTCTCTTGTCGTCCCTGAGTGAAGGAAGTTGGCCTGCCGAATGTGT ATACAACTTTCTGGATAAATCAGTCGGGATATCAACTTTATTTGATATTACTAGTGACTCTGTAGTAGATGGTGCTTCCCAGCTTGTTGAAACTTCCCAGCCGTTGCAAATTCCAGGTCTTGAAGGTTTAGTTATTCCCAGGAATACTCGTGGGCGAATTTTGAGAGTAATCAATGAAAACACTGGCCTTGTGCGGTGGGAG TATTCACTCTCCGGCGCTACACTGTTGATCATCCATTTGGCCAATGTACTCTACACTGGTAACAATCGTGAAGCTTTTGTGATTCTCGAGCTGGTTCGTCGAATGGTAACATTTAACAAG GCCGTATGTTTCTCCTTACTGAATATCAGTCACTTCTTTCATGTTAATGAATCTTACATGAATGAGAAGCTGGAAAGTGATGTGAG AGTGGTTGACATAATTTGCAATTCAGTCAGAAGCTTGACTTTTGACTCTAGCGGTGTAGCTATGATGGCAATGGCTATTGATATCTTAGCTAAGCTGTTGCGATG TTCCCCATCAAATGTTGCTCCCATGGTTTTAAAGGCAAATATATTTGACATGACTTCAGGGCCAGGCGTCCCAGACAGTGGATTCAATATTTCGTTGAG TGGATCTTGGTCGCTCTCCGGGAAACTGGCAAAAATGATCTTGATTGATTGCGAGAAGAATGATACTAGCTGCCCATTGGTCATATCAG TTCTGGAATTCACCATGCAGCTTGTGGAGGGAGGAGTGGAGAATGACTTAGTACTTGCTCTAATTGTTTTCTCGTTGCAGTATGTTCTTGTTAGTCATGAGTCTTGGAAATACAATCATGGGCATATGCGTTGGAATGTGACACTAAAG GTCATTGAAGTGATGAAAACGTGTCTCAGATTCAGTAAATTTTCCGCCAAGCTGAAGGATGTTCTCCTTGATATCTTGCTTAACGATGCCTCTGTTCACAATGCTCTCTTCCGAATCATTTGTACGACTGCACATACTTTAGAG AACCTTCGTGTACACCGTTTTATTGAACCAGCAGAGATTGAAGGATGGCAACTTTCGATAGTCTCTGTTTTGGATGTTTTAGACATCACGCTCTCCCAGTCTTCTCAG AGCACAGATTCTGGTCTTCCCGTGTTTCATCAAACTATGCTGTCGTCTACATCTAAACCAATCCCAGTCGTGGCAGCTATCACATCGTTGATATCTTACTTCCGGAATCCT ACTATCCAGATTTGTGCTGCTAAAGTGCTTTCAAAGTTATATGCCATGGCAGAATCATCACAACTCTATATAATAAGCAAAGCAGGCTTTGGTCTAGACGATAAACAG ATCACAGATTTAAGAACTTCGGTTAGCCAGATCATACTTGATCCATCGGAACCAAATGAAGATCTAGTCATTGCCACGATGAAACTACTAACTGTTGCGGCAAGATATCAG CCTGCTCTTTTAGTTGCCCTATTTGATTCAAACGAAGACTCAGATGCTGGTAAATTAAAACAGTCAGACAAAGAGACTTCCTCAGGTCCTGAATTGGCTTGTAAATCTCGATTATTGCACATTATCCTGCAGCATGTTGAGAGAGCAACTGATTTTGTCAATAG ATACCCGGATATATTACTGAGTTTACTTGGTTTTCTCAAAACCCTTTGGCAAGAGGCTGGCCAATACGCGAATTTGTTGGAACCATTTAAGGCGTCAAACAGGTTGTGGCAGGAATTTTCCAACATCATATCCCAGGTGTCTAAGCTAAAGGATTCGTCAGTTGGAAGATTAGACAACGAAGAAATGTCTAAGTTGTATGTGAAATATCAGTGTCAGTCTTCTGTTTTGGAAATTCTGGCGTGCAACATGTTTTTGAACAAGAAATTGTTGTTTGCGGAGTCGCTTAAAAAATCATGGTTGGAGCAGAAAGAGAAGACAAAGAACGCTGTCTCACCATCTAAATTATCTCTGACAGCTGCTTCAGATCCCAAGGATATCTTTTCAAAATGGTGTGATGTGTCTGTTTTAGATGGCCTTATCCAGTCAGTTTCATCTTTAGATGGTGAAATTGAAATAAACGTACAATCAAAG GTTGCCGCCGTTTTACTTATTGTGCATTTGATTGTGAAACTGGAAACATCTGGCGCAGGAGCATTGTCTATGTCTTTAGTTGGGAAGATCAAAGTCATTTCAGAAATG CTTTGTGCCCAACCTGCTTTTTCTGAGTTGTTAGCACAATATTCAAAGCTTGGTTATAG TGGAGGGAAGGAGCTGATGCCTATGATTCTCAGCGACCTAAACTGTCATCTGCAAGGGAAACTTGAGGGTCGTGATATCCCAACTGGTCCATTCAAAGAGCTTTTCCAGTTTCTAGTTGAGTCGGGATTTTGGGAGAAATACAAACAGAGTACTGATATAGACAAAAATATGGCTTTGGGggacaatattttgtttgacATTCAGCACATACGAACAGAATTAGGTACTGCTATTTGGGATTTTTCCGAGTGGAAGACATCTAAAGCAACGACAGAGGAAATGCTGAGTTACATGCAGAGAGCAAACTCGATGGTTTTAATCTCAACTTCGCAGGTCTCTGCTTTGCATGCACTGACATCCGTCTTGATTCTTTACGAGGATAAT TCTCTTGAAGACAGTGTGGCTGTAGAAAGGAAAGTCCCTGCTCGGGTCACTCTTTCAAGCATTGATGAAGTGTGCAAAAAATTCTCCTCCAGGGTTGATTCACTTGCCTCTCTCTGGGACGCCCCCAAGATTGTGTTCGATATACTCACAGCACAAGCAGACTTGCTATCCAGCCTTTTGAAATCCGGAAAGAAAAATCTGCCATCATCTGTTTGTGCACTTGTCCTGAGAAATGTTGGGCCTGGTCTTAAAATCCTCGGTAGTTTGAGGCATTCAAATGCTATATTAAAGAAGACGGTAAACCTCCTGCTTGAGGTGCTGCTTCTGGTTGTGGGTTCTGGTTCAGACAGCTCAAACTCAAGTGAGATGGGACATATGGCAGCCAGAGATCTTGCAGAAATATCTGATGCGACAATTGGATTATTACCCCTTCTCTGCAACTTCATGGGGAATCCCGAGTACTTGACTCTCTGCCTGACCACGGTAGACTTGATTCTCAGAAATTTTTTGACGCCAGAGACATGGTTCCCAATTATACAGAGTCATCTCCGCTTGCAGCATGTTATACTGCAGCTTCAGGATAAGAAATCCTCGGCATCCGTTTCAGCAATAATGAAGTTTTTCTTAACTATTGCTCAAGTTCATGACGGTGCTCAGATGCTTCTCAATTCCGGATTTTTCTCGACTCTAAGAGCTTTGTTCATTGACTTGCCAGATGGAATATCTACTTTGGTATCTGACGATGAAAAGGGCGGGCAGCTAGATAAGAAAGAAAAACCGCAGCATATGTGGGGACTCGGTTTGGCTGTGGTTACGGCGATGGTTAATTCTCTAGGATCCGTTTCTGTGGGTGCGGATATCGTGGAGAGTGTAATATCTTACTTTTTCTCAGAGAAAGGTTACATGATCTCTTATTATCTGTCTGCGCCTGATTTCCCTTCTGATGATCGTGAAAAAGTGAGAGCAAGAACTCAACGGACATGGACATCCCTTGCTTATCTGAGAGAAACCGAGCATACTCTCCTTCTGATGTGTGCATTAGCAAGCCACTGGAGATCATGGGTTAAGATTATGAAGGAGATGGATTCTCCATTAAGAGAAATGGCTATACATCTCTTGGCCTTTATCAGCAAAGGCGCTCAACGCCTGAGAGAGTCTCATATCATAACATCTCATCTGTTATGCCCTCCAGTAGTGAAAGAAGAGTTTGATTCCTGCAAAAGACAGTCGGTAATCAACAGCAAACACGGATGGTTTGCTCTAGTACCGTTAGTTTGTGTCGGGAAACCCAAGCTCGGTGCTGTATCAATCTCGACTGCTCTAGTTGTTAGGGGCCAAACGACAGAGCAACCTGGATCTGTTCCTCAGTCACACTTTACAGACTCGGTTGCGGTACAGATTTATAGAGTGGCTTCTCTCTTGTTGAATTTTCTATGCTTACAAGCAGAAGGTGTTGTTAAACGGGCAGAGGAAGTGGGATATGTAGATCTTGCTCATTTCCCTGAGCTTCCAGAGCCGGAGATTTTGCACGGTCTACAG GACCAAGCCACAGCGATTGTCGCTGAGCTTTGTGATAATTACAAAGAGGTTCCTAATGAAGTCAAGAAGCTGTGCCTCCTGTTGCTCCAAATAACAGAGAAGTCGTTATATTTGGAACTCTGTGTAGTTCAGGTTTGCAGGATCCATCAAGTCTTTGGCCGGGTGGATAACTTCTCAAAAGACTTCAAAAAGCTAGTGAAAG CTGCAGAAGCGCATGCGTACTTGGAACCGTCTATGGATTCACTGAAGAAAATAGCTGTGTTTCTGTATCCTGGATTGCTATAG